One Sulfolobus sp. S-194 DNA segment encodes these proteins:
- a CDS encoding APC family permease, which yields MSKSSEKTEKLKEPKREIGLRDLVFLSLGGQSPFLSVLVYGLLAFEEGGYFAPIAVILGTLLVLINGLVVYRLSTKFTQEGGYYLYAYYSLTKRLGFETGWTYLLYSSFYGVAYALGASFVLSEILSINPFMILSIILGISSTLALLGKKPSFRYAIFASVLEIFMLSFIAGSFLYTTKFTFYNPFVKIPPLDQVALAIVFGSSIPTGYGSITPLSGEVKDPKKTVPRAIITVILLGGLLAAFDIYSIIDHIIYFHISITNIDLIHLIEYRFGLLTLAFVLFAAANDGVLATLTYIFSTSRTIFAMAYHDFLPAILAKLTEKNEPFYAVSVAVASYWIISFIATVISGFNLANAFALVGLISLFANLYVHLAADFSLFKISLKRARKRILQLALSISAVIVTLVIFSASVGGTVPLTLDIFLLWLIAGFLIAEIIDMSKEEED from the coding sequence ATGTCAAAATCGTCTGAAAAAACGGAAAAGCTGAAAGAACCTAAAAGGGAAATAGGTCTAAGAGATCTCGTATTTTTAAGCCTTGGTGGTCAATCCCCGTTTTTAAGCGTTCTAGTTTACGGTCTGTTAGCTTTTGAGGAAGGAGGATATTTCGCCCCAATTGCTGTTATATTAGGAACTCTTTTAGTTCTTATTAACGGTCTTGTTGTATATAGGCTTTCAACAAAATTTACTCAAGAGGGCGGATATTATCTTTACGCGTATTATTCTTTAACTAAACGTTTAGGTTTTGAAACTGGATGGACTTATTTGCTTTATTCTTCATTTTATGGTGTAGCCTATGCTTTAGGCGCGTCTTTTGTTTTAAGTGAAATACTCAGTATAAATCCTTTTATGATACTTTCAATTATTCTTGGTATATCTTCTACTCTGGCACTACTAGGTAAAAAACCCTCATTTAGGTATGCAATTTTTGCAAGTGTTTTAGAGATATTCATGTTATCTTTTATAGCCGGTTCATTCTTATATACTACTAAATTTACTTTTTATAATCCATTTGTAAAAATCCCACCATTAGATCAAGTAGCTTTAGCTATAGTTTTCGGTTCCAGCATTCCAACAGGTTATGGTTCAATAACTCCATTATCTGGAGAAGTTAAAGATCCTAAGAAAACTGTTCCTAGGGCAATAATTACTGTAATTTTGCTTGGAGGACTACTTGCTGCTTTTGATATTTATTCAATTATAGATCATATAATTTATTTTCATATCTCTATAACTAATATTGATTTGATACATTTGATAGAATATAGATTTGGATTATTAACATTAGCATTTGTATTATTTGCTGCAGCAAACGATGGTGTACTAGCTACTTTAACATATATCTTTTCCACATCTAGAACCATATTTGCAATGGCATATCATGATTTTTTACCCGCTATATTGGCTAAGTTAACAGAAAAGAATGAACCTTTTTATGCTGTCTCTGTCGCTGTAGCATCCTATTGGATTATTTCATTTATAGCTACAGTTATAAGCGGTTTTAACTTAGCAAATGCTTTCGCCCTAGTCGGTTTAATCTCATTATTTGCTAACTTATATGTTCATTTGGCGGCTGATTTCTCTTTATTTAAAATATCTTTAAAGAGAGCTAGAAAAAGAATCTTACAACTAGCACTTTCTATATCAGCAGTAATAGTAACTTTGGTAATCTTTTCCGCATCTGTTGGAGGTACTGTTCCATTAACTTTAGATATTTTCTTACTTTGGCTAATAGCTGGGTTCCTAATTGCTGAGATAATAGATATGAGTAAAGAGGAGGAAGACTAA